Proteins found in one Aquibium microcysteis genomic segment:
- the leuB gene encoding 3-isopropylmalate dehydrogenase: MATRKLLLLPGDGIGPEAMAEVKKLIAAMNDRMGAGFETEEGLVGGCAYDAHGQAISDADMAKAMAADATLFGAVGGPKWDGVPYEVRPEAGLLRLRKDMELFANLRPAICYPALAQSSSLKPEVVEGLDILIIRELTGGVYFGEPKTITDLGNGQKRAIDTQVYDTFEIERIAGVAFELARTRRNKVCSMEKRNVMKSGVLWNEVVTATHKAKYSDVELSHMLADAGGMQLVRWPKQFDVIVTDNLFGDMLSDVAAMLTGSLGMLPSASLGAPDALTGKRKALYEPVHGSAPDIAGQGIANPIAMIASFAMCLRYSFNMVTEADRLETAIAAVLEDGLRTADIMSDGMTKVGTVEMGDAILAKFLALSA; the protein is encoded by the coding sequence ATGGCGACGCGCAAACTCCTGCTCCTTCCCGGCGACGGCATCGGCCCCGAGGCCATGGCGGAGGTGAAGAAGCTGATCGCGGCCATGAACGACAGAATGGGTGCCGGCTTCGAGACCGAGGAAGGTCTGGTCGGCGGCTGTGCCTACGACGCGCACGGCCAGGCGATCTCGGACGCCGACATGGCGAAGGCCATGGCGGCGGACGCGACGCTGTTCGGCGCCGTCGGCGGGCCGAAGTGGGACGGCGTTCCCTACGAGGTGCGGCCCGAGGCAGGCCTGCTGCGCCTGCGCAAGGACATGGAACTCTTCGCCAATCTGCGCCCGGCGATCTGCTATCCCGCGCTGGCGCAGTCCTCGTCGCTGAAGCCGGAAGTGGTCGAGGGCCTCGACATCCTGATCATCCGGGAACTGACCGGCGGCGTCTATTTCGGCGAGCCGAAGACGATCACCGACCTCGGCAACGGCCAGAAGCGGGCGATCGACACGCAGGTCTACGACACCTTCGAGATCGAGCGCATCGCGGGCGTCGCCTTCGAACTGGCGCGCACGCGCCGGAACAAGGTCTGCTCGATGGAGAAGCGCAACGTCATGAAGTCGGGCGTGCTGTGGAACGAGGTGGTGACCGCCACCCACAAGGCGAAGTATTCCGACGTCGAGCTGTCTCACATGCTGGCCGATGCGGGCGGCATGCAGCTCGTGCGCTGGCCCAAGCAGTTCGACGTCATCGTGACCGACAACCTGTTCGGCGACATGCTGTCGGACGTAGCCGCGATGCTGACCGGCTCGCTCGGCATGCTGCCTTCGGCCTCGCTCGGCGCACCGGACGCCCTGACGGGCAAGCGCAAGGCGCTCTACGAGCCCGTGCACGGCTCGGCCCCCGACATCGCCGGCCAGGGCATCGCCAACCCCATCGCCATGATCGCCTCCTTCGCGATGTGCCTGCGCTACTCGTTCAACATGGTCACCGAAGCCGACCGGCTGGAGACGGCGATCGCCGCCGTGCTGGAAGACGGCTTGCGCACCGCCGACATCATGTCCGACGGCATGACCAAGGTGGGCACCGTCGAGATGGGCGACGCGATCCTGGCGAAGTTCCTGGCGCTTTCGGCCTGA
- a CDS encoding DUF6152 family protein: MTVALLTPAVALAHHGWSWTQDGLFQLKGVIAGISIGNPHATIDVDVDGTIWRVELAPPSRTTAAGFTEEVAHVGDEVTAIGNRSQDAGENRMKAVRVIVGGRTFDVYPSRAPS; the protein is encoded by the coding sequence ATGACGGTCGCGCTGCTCACGCCCGCGGTCGCGCTGGCCCATCACGGCTGGTCGTGGACGCAGGACGGCTTGTTCCAGCTGAAAGGCGTCATCGCCGGGATCTCCATCGGCAATCCGCACGCCACGATCGATGTCGACGTCGACGGCACGATCTGGCGCGTGGAACTGGCGCCGCCGTCGCGTACCACCGCCGCCGGCTTCACCGAAGAGGTCGCGCACGTGGGCGACGAGGTCACCGCGATCGGCAACCGTTCGCAGGACGCGGGCGAGAACCGCATGAAGGCGGTGCGCGTCATCGTCGGAGGACGGACCTTCGACGTCTACCCCTCCCGCGCGCCGTCCTGA
- a CDS encoding DUF805 domain-containing protein → MKGDVLYFDAERGIGFASGDDGNRYHFDRADLPAGFSPQKGMRIAFTPSGNRAGAIVPQGGIAAAPQTAVPAAPAAAGPTQAVAGRQARPAGAVPPVEAAPTRAVPSVAAAPAPGAPLAGARPLSLFGHFRSCVTAGYVRFRGRATRREYWGFVLFSVLAVLAVALAALILDASVGNLDRDEPIALAILAPLAVLALVLPSVAVTVRRIHDVGLSGWFVLLGLIPSVGSLIILVFALIPSQKRPNRWGEVPADVL, encoded by the coding sequence GTGAAGGGGGACGTTCTCTATTTCGACGCCGAGCGCGGCATCGGCTTCGCAAGCGGCGACGACGGCAACCGCTACCATTTCGACCGCGCCGACCTGCCGGCAGGCTTTTCGCCGCAGAAGGGCATGCGCATCGCCTTCACGCCATCGGGCAACCGCGCCGGCGCCATCGTGCCGCAGGGCGGCATCGCCGCCGCGCCGCAGACCGCCGTACCGGCGGCCCCCGCTGCCGCGGGGCCGACACAGGCGGTCGCCGGGCGTCAGGCACGGCCGGCCGGCGCCGTTCCTCCGGTCGAAGCCGCGCCGACCCGCGCAGTGCCGTCGGTCGCGGCCGCGCCGGCTCCCGGAGCGCCTCTCGCCGGTGCCCGGCCGCTCTCGCTCTTCGGCCATTTCCGGTCCTGCGTGACCGCCGGCTACGTCCGCTTCCGGGGCCGCGCGACCCGAAGGGAATACTGGGGCTTCGTGCTCTTTTCCGTGCTTGCCGTGCTGGCCGTCGCGCTCGCCGCCCTCATCCTCGACGCCTCCGTCGGGAATCTGGACCGCGACGAGCCGATCGCGCTTGCGATCCTGGCGCCGCTCGCCGTGCTGGCGCTGGTCCTGCCGTCGGTCGCCGTCACGGTGCGGCGCATCCATGATGTCGGCCTTTCGGGCTGGTTCGTGCTGCTCGGGCTGATCCCGAGCGTCGGCAGCCTGATCATCCTGGTCTTTGCGCTGATCCCATCGCAGAAGCGTCCGAACCGGTGGGGAGAGGTGCCGGCCGACGTTCTCTGA
- a CDS encoding type III secretion system chaperone, whose protein sequence is MTKIDTLLQAVGILLDQPGLALGEDGTATLTLLGGRPVEARRIDEETLELAVALPDLDYPNEEMLTLMLQSNALGAATGCGALALADGRVSLRERWHADTVTPESAAGRFESFVEYAGYWLAVGCDQLLERAAAAAPRSDVSGADLQRMGGDVVVMRV, encoded by the coding sequence ATGACGAAGATCGACACGCTCCTGCAGGCCGTCGGGATCCTGCTCGACCAGCCCGGGCTGGCGCTCGGCGAAGACGGCACTGCGACACTGACGCTGCTCGGCGGACGGCCCGTCGAGGCGAGGCGCATCGACGAAGAGACCCTGGAACTCGCCGTCGCCCTGCCCGACCTCGACTACCCCAACGAGGAGATGCTCACGCTGATGCTCCAGTCCAACGCCCTCGGCGCCGCAACCGGCTGCGGCGCGCTGGCGCTCGCCGACGGCCGCGTCTCGCTGCGCGAACGCTGGCACGCCGACACGGTCACCCCTGAAAGCGCGGCCGGACGCTTCGAGTCGTTCGTGGAATATGCGGGCTACTGGCTGGCCGTCGGATGCGACCAGTTGCTGGAGCGGGCCGCCGCGGCCGCGCCGCGCAGCGACGTCTCCGGCGCCGACCTGCAGCGGATGGGCGGCGACGTGGTGGTGATGCGCGTCTGA
- a CDS encoding DUF1778 domain-containing protein, which translates to MRAIEETTGPIDERNEARMNFRTKPRIKHAIQQAAALSGVDDSVFTMNAAYRAALDTIAAHERTTLKPVDHAAFFAALDTPPAPTDALRAAFRRHGESIDAK; encoded by the coding sequence ATGCGCGCCATCGAGGAAACCACCGGCCCCATCGACGAGCGGAACGAGGCCCGAATGAATTTCCGGACCAAGCCTCGCATCAAGCATGCCATCCAGCAGGCGGCCGCCCTGTCGGGGGTCGACGATTCCGTCTTTACCATGAATGCGGCCTATCGTGCAGCGCTCGACACGATCGCCGCCCATGAGCGGACGACGCTGAAGCCGGTCGATCACGCCGCCTTCTTCGCGGCCCTCGACACGCCGCCGGCGCCGACCGATGCACTGCGGGCGGCATTTCGTCGGCATGGCGAATCCATCGATGCCAAATGA
- a CDS encoding outer membrane protein: protein MLKPVRLIIGAMALALGLVSPVLAADIYEPPVIEYQPPAPIYEQAGGWYIRGDIDYHAPKLRGTEYITYGCCDPEPGTNTFDSTSLKGALSLGAGVGYQMSRYFRADLTGDYWFKSNFRGSTSGTCGGNPCVSEDESDLSALLLLANAYVDLGTYYGVTPYVGAGLGGAHVRWGDLRNTTGSGTDIHKGTSGWRFAYAVMAGASYCITHNLQADLGYRYSRIEGGRMFEEYSPSGASIGVGPGFDKGINTHEVRGGLRWSFGGNANCAPEQVAFQPEPVFEPVYK from the coding sequence ATGCTGAAGCCCGTCAGGCTGATCATCGGCGCGATGGCGCTCGCGCTCGGCCTCGTTTCGCCCGTCCTCGCCGCCGACATCTACGAGCCGCCGGTCATCGAGTACCAGCCGCCGGCACCGATCTACGAACAGGCCGGCGGGTGGTACATCCGCGGCGACATCGACTATCATGCGCCGAAGCTGCGCGGCACCGAATACATCACCTATGGCTGCTGCGATCCCGAGCCCGGCACGAACACCTTCGATTCGACGAGCCTCAAGGGCGCGCTGTCGCTCGGTGCCGGTGTCGGCTACCAGATGAGCAGGTACTTCCGCGCCGATCTGACCGGCGACTACTGGTTCAAGTCGAACTTCCGGGGCAGCACGAGCGGCACCTGCGGCGGCAATCCCTGCGTTTCGGAAGACGAGTCGGATCTCTCGGCGCTTCTGCTGCTCGCCAACGCCTATGTCGATCTCGGCACCTATTACGGCGTGACGCCCTATGTCGGCGCGGGTCTCGGCGGCGCGCATGTCCGCTGGGGCGATCTGCGCAACACCACCGGCAGCGGTACCGACATCCACAAGGGCACGTCCGGCTGGCGCTTTGCCTACGCGGTCATGGCCGGCGCCTCCTACTGCATCACCCACAACCTGCAGGCCGACCTCGGCTATCGCTACAGCCGCATTGAGGGCGGGCGCATGTTCGAGGAATACTCGCCCTCCGGCGCGTCCATCGGCGTCGGTCCGGGCTTCGACAAGGGCATCAACACCCACGAGGTCCGCGGCGGCCTGCGC
- a CDS encoding type III secretion system chaperone: MSNAHHLFSILAEAAGDRSLSLGRDGQASIPIGRDLTVHVTQVDDRALELSVRIPQLDRPDRAAMIEILEVNAAASPREAGSLALDGHEVIYRERWIAGDMRPDVAGRRYDALMALARRWRGGGAADLLERARRRREADARPPAWSEEPPLDEDGEPVNAEPVMIRI; the protein is encoded by the coding sequence GTGAGCAACGCACATCATCTCTTCTCCATCCTGGCCGAGGCCGCCGGCGACAGGTCGCTGTCGCTCGGCCGGGACGGACAGGCCTCGATCCCGATCGGGCGCGACCTGACCGTCCACGTGACGCAGGTCGACGACCGGGCGCTGGAACTGAGCGTCCGGATCCCGCAGCTCGACCGGCCGGACCGCGCCGCCATGATCGAGATTCTGGAAGTCAACGCCGCGGCCTCCCCCCGTGAGGCGGGATCGCTGGCGCTCGACGGTCACGAGGTCATCTACCGCGAGCGCTGGATCGCCGGCGACATGCGGCCGGACGTCGCCGGGAGGCGCTACGACGCGCTTATGGCGCTCGCCCGCCGGTGGCGCGGCGGCGGCGCGGCAGATCTGCTCGAACGGGCGCGCCGGCGCCGGGAGGCGGACGCCCGCCCGCCCGCCTGGAGCGAGGAACCGCCGCTCGACGAGGACGGGGAGCCGGTGAACGCCGAACCGGTGATGATCCGGATCTGA
- a CDS encoding GNAT family N-acetyltransferase: MSPIGTAGRFRIEPFDPDRHDRTGFSCGIEQVDNYFRKTANKLAKAGNIRLYVMTASDGTVIGFYAINAHAVHYADLPKSYARTRPGHGQIPAAYISMIGRDKRYRGAGHGAHLLVDALKRIAMAADALGLAIVMLDVLDCGNPEKVAMRKRMYMGFGFTALASDPLRLFLPIATIRTLLEEQEREPDTERTETRPTPL; this comes from the coding sequence ATGAGTCCGATCGGGACCGCCGGCCGCTTCCGGATCGAGCCCTTCGATCCGGACCGGCATGATCGGACCGGTTTCTCCTGCGGAATAGAACAGGTCGACAACTACTTCAGGAAGACGGCGAACAAGCTCGCGAAGGCGGGGAACATCCGGCTCTACGTGATGACTGCATCGGACGGCACCGTCATCGGTTTCTACGCGATCAACGCCCATGCTGTTCACTATGCCGACCTGCCGAAATCCTACGCCCGGACTCGGCCCGGCCATGGCCAGATCCCCGCAGCCTACATCTCCATGATCGGCCGCGACAAACGCTATCGAGGCGCCGGGCATGGCGCGCACCTGCTGGTCGATGCCCTGAAGCGAATAGCGATGGCGGCCGATGCGCTCGGCCTCGCCATCGTCATGCTTGATGTGCTCGACTGCGGGAACCCCGAGAAGGTCGCCATGCGAAAGCGGATGTACATGGGCTTCGGCTTCACCGCGTTGGCGTCGGACCCTCTGCGACTGTTCCTGCCGATCGCCACGATCAGGACATTGCTTGAGGAGCAGGAACGGGAGCCGGACACGGAGCGGACCGAGACGCGCCCAACGCCCCTTTGA
- a CDS encoding type III secretion system chaperone, which translates to MDAGQTIRTLATKLGLSDTAFDADGRLTIELGRGAVLYAARLDDHVVEWSVPLPDIDFADPAMMWVMLEANLLGSGTGAGRLAVDGDHAAFFCERWVVRGMDEKETERRFDEMAAVAAYWLGEGADLLMEKAEQRRLRGARDAAPPAAGEEMLVMRA; encoded by the coding sequence ATGGATGCAGGACAGACCATCCGCACGCTCGCAACCAAGCTCGGACTGAGCGACACAGCCTTCGACGCCGACGGGCGCCTGACGATCGAACTCGGACGAGGCGCCGTCCTCTATGCCGCACGCCTGGACGACCACGTCGTGGAATGGAGCGTGCCGCTCCCCGACATCGACTTCGCCGACCCGGCGATGATGTGGGTGATGCTGGAGGCCAACCTGCTCGGCTCGGGCACCGGTGCCGGCCGGCTGGCCGTCGACGGCGACCACGCCGCCTTCTTCTGCGAGCGCTGGGTGGTGCGCGGCATGGACGAGAAGGAGACCGAACGCCGCTTCGACGAGATGGCCGCAGTCGCCGCCTACTGGCTCGGCGAGGGTGCGGACCTTCTGATGGAGAAGGCGGAGCAGAGGCGCCTGCGCGGCGCCCGCGACGCGGCGCCGCCCGCCGCCGGCGAGGAGATGCTGGTGATGCGCGCCTGA
- a CDS encoding HpcH/HpaI aldolase/citrate lyase family protein, which produces MSKSFRPRRSVLYVPAANEKALAKAPSLACDVVVIDLEDAVAPSAKEEARARLAGVFAGRGEGGPDLVIRVNALSSPWGVDDLAAAAACAPNAILLPKVDGPKDVLAADDLLDSLDADPAIRLWTMIETPKGMLNLGPIAELGRDRAARLACLVAGTNDLAKETGVRMTPDRRWLIAWLQQIVLAARAGGLDALDGVCNDFRDLDAFARECDDGRAMGFDGKTLIHPAQIEPANRAFSPSPDEIAEARAIVDAFALPENVGKGVIQIGGRMVERLHLAQAERLLSRA; this is translated from the coding sequence ATGAGCAAGTCCTTCCGCCCGCGCCGTTCCGTCCTCTACGTCCCCGCCGCCAACGAGAAGGCGCTCGCCAAGGCGCCTTCGCTCGCCTGCGACGTCGTGGTGATCGACCTCGAGGACGCGGTCGCGCCTTCCGCCAAGGAGGAGGCGCGCGCCCGCCTCGCGGGCGTTTTCGCCGGCCGGGGCGAGGGCGGTCCGGATCTCGTGATCCGCGTGAACGCTCTGTCGAGCCCCTGGGGAGTGGACGACCTCGCCGCGGCCGCCGCCTGCGCGCCCAATGCAATCCTGCTGCCCAAGGTGGACGGGCCGAAGGACGTGCTGGCGGCCGACGATCTCCTCGATTCGCTCGACGCGGATCCCGCCATCCGGCTCTGGACGATGATCGAGACGCCGAAGGGAATGCTCAATCTCGGCCCCATCGCCGAACTCGGCCGCGACCGCGCCGCGCGGCTCGCCTGTCTCGTCGCCGGCACCAACGATCTCGCCAAGGAGACCGGGGTGCGGATGACGCCGGACCGGCGATGGCTGATCGCCTGGCTGCAGCAGATCGTGCTCGCCGCGCGGGCCGGTGGGCTCGACGCGCTCGACGGCGTCTGCAACGACTTCCGCGACCTCGACGCCTTCGCCCGCGAATGCGACGACGGCCGCGCCATGGGCTTCGACGGCAAGACGCTGATCCATCCTGCACAGATCGAGCCCGCCAACCGGGCCTTCTCGCCGTCGCCGGACGAGATCGCCGAGGCCCGCGCCATCGTCGACGCCTTCGCGCTGCCGGAGAACGTCGGCAAGGGCGTCATCCAGATCGGTGGCCGCATGGTCGAGCGGCTGCACCTGGCGCAGGCCGAGCGGCTGCTTTCGCGGGCGTAG
- a CDS encoding NAD(P)/FAD-dependent oxidoreductase codes for MPGYDIVIIGGAIVGASLAWQLREEGFGGTIALVERDPRFEHAATTLSCASIRQQFSIPENIRLSRYTLDLFRRLKDEFGSDADIGFREKGYLILASEEGRPVLEANHRVQAAEGADILLEDAGALQKRFSWLSTEGIAAGAFGRTGEGWFDAHALLSLLRKALKTRSVDMIEASATAISREGNRVTAVTLDSGETLAAGIVVNAAGPNAGKVAAMAGLALPVEPRKRSVFVFEARERFNDMPLLVDPSGVYVRPEGSVYITGGAEPYETDAAADPTDFEPDWPLFEETIWPVLATRIPAFEAIKATRAWAGHYDYNTLDQNAVIGPHPEVGNLLFANGFSGHGLQQAPAVGKALAELIVHGGYRTIDCSVFGYERVAEGRAYRELNVI; via the coding sequence GTGCCCGGCTACGACATCGTCATCATCGGCGGCGCCATCGTCGGCGCCTCGCTGGCCTGGCAGCTGCGCGAAGAGGGGTTCGGCGGCACGATCGCGCTCGTCGAGCGCGACCCGCGCTTCGAGCATGCCGCCACGACCCTGTCCTGCGCCTCGATCCGGCAGCAGTTCTCGATTCCCGAGAACATCCGCCTGTCGCGCTACACGCTCGACCTGTTCCGGCGGCTGAAGGACGAGTTCGGCAGCGACGCCGACATCGGCTTCCGCGAGAAGGGCTACCTGATCCTCGCGTCCGAGGAAGGCCGGCCGGTGCTGGAGGCGAACCACCGGGTGCAGGCGGCCGAGGGCGCCGACATCCTGCTGGAGGATGCAGGCGCGCTGCAGAAACGCTTTTCCTGGCTGTCGACCGAAGGCATCGCCGCCGGCGCCTTCGGCCGCACCGGCGAAGGCTGGTTCGACGCGCATGCGCTGCTGTCACTGTTGCGCAAGGCGCTGAAGACGCGGTCCGTCGACATGATCGAGGCGTCCGCGACGGCGATTTCCCGCGAAGGCAACCGGGTGACCGCGGTGACGCTGGACAGTGGCGAGACGCTGGCCGCAGGCATCGTCGTCAATGCGGCCGGACCGAATGCCGGCAAGGTGGCGGCGATGGCCGGCCTCGCGCTCCCCGTGGAGCCGCGCAAGCGCTCGGTGTTCGTGTTCGAGGCGCGGGAGCGTTTCAACGACATGCCGCTGCTGGTCGACCCCTCCGGGGTGTATGTGCGCCCGGAAGGCTCGGTCTACATCACCGGCGGTGCAGAGCCCTACGAGACCGACGCGGCGGCCGACCCGACCGACTTCGAGCCGGACTGGCCGCTGTTCGAGGAGACGATCTGGCCGGTGCTGGCCACCCGCATCCCCGCCTTCGAGGCGATCAAGGCCACCCGCGCCTGGGCCGGCCACTACGACTACAACACGCTCGACCAGAACGCCGTGATCGGCCCGCATCCGGAAGTGGGCAACCTCCTCTTCGCCAACGGCTTTTCCGGCCACGGCCTGCAGCAGGCGCCGGCCGTCGGCAAGGCGCTGGCGGAACTGATCGTGCACGGCGGCTACCGGACGATCGACTGCTCCGTGTTCGGCTACGAGCGCGTCGCGGAGGGCCGGGCCTATCGCGAGCTGAACGTGATCTGA
- the leuD gene encoding 3-isopropylmalate dehydratase small subunit, giving the protein MDKFTKLTGVAAPLPIINIDTDMIIPKDYLKTIKRTGLGTGLFSEMRYNEDGTENPDFVLNKPAYRNAQILVAGDNFGCGSSREHAPWALLDFGIRCVISTSFADIFYNNCFKNGILPIMVSPEDLDKLMDDASRGANATLTVDLEAMEIRGPDGGVIRFDLDSFRRHCMLNGLDDIGLTMEKAPAIASYEKTLAETRPWA; this is encoded by the coding sequence ATGGACAAGTTCACCAAGCTCACGGGCGTCGCCGCGCCGCTGCCGATCATCAACATCGACACGGACATGATCATCCCGAAGGATTACCTCAAGACGATCAAGCGCACCGGGCTCGGCACCGGCCTGTTCTCGGAGATGCGCTACAACGAGGACGGCACCGAGAACCCCGACTTCGTGCTGAACAAGCCCGCCTACCGCAACGCCCAGATCCTGGTGGCCGGCGACAACTTCGGTTGCGGCTCCTCGCGCGAGCACGCGCCCTGGGCGCTGCTCGACTTCGGCATCCGCTGCGTGATCTCGACGTCCTTCGCCGACATCTTCTACAACAACTGCTTCAAGAACGGCATCCTGCCGATCATGGTCAGCCCCGAGGACCTCGACAAGCTGATGGACGACGCCTCGCGCGGCGCCAATGCCACGCTGACGGTGGACCTCGAAGCCATGGAGATCCGCGGACCGGACGGCGGCGTGATCAGGTTCGACCTCGACTCCTTCCGCCGCCACTGCATGCTGAACGGCCTCGACGACATCGGCCTGACCATGGAGAAGGCGCCGGCGATCGCGAGCTACGAGAAGACGCTCGCCGAAACCCGCCCCTGGGCGTGA
- a CDS encoding DUF2798 domain-containing protein, with translation MKPFVPRRLEPVAYGLLLTGMMSCVVSGISTAIASGVHGGFFLRWMSAWAPSWAVAFPVVLVVAPLVRRILKRIVAA, from the coding sequence GTGAAGCCTTTCGTGCCGCGGCGGCTGGAGCCGGTGGCTTACGGGCTGCTGCTGACCGGAATGATGTCCTGCGTCGTCTCCGGCATTTCGACCGCCATCGCCTCGGGCGTCCACGGCGGGTTCTTTCTGCGCTGGATGTCGGCTTGGGCACCGTCCTGGGCCGTCGCCTTCCCCGTCGTGCTGGTGGTGGCACCGCTGGTGCGGCGCATCCTCAAGCGCATCGTGGCCGCCTGA
- the glmM gene encoding phosphoglucosamine mutase — MSKQYFGTDGIRGRANSFPMTAEVAMKVGMAAGLSFQRGSHRHRVVIGKDTRLSGYMIENAMVAGFCAAGMDVFLLGPIPTPAVAMLSRSLRADIGVMISASHNPYFDNGIKLFGPDGYKLSDEIEARIEGMLDKDLSRQLASSEGLGRAKRIDGVHDRYIEFAKRTLPRSMSLAGLRVVIDCANGAAYKVAPAALWELGAEVFAIHDEPNGFNINDNCGSTAPQSLCDKVREVRADIGIALDGDADRMIIVDQNGEIVDGDQVMAVIAESWHQAGRLAGGGVVATVMSNLGLERQLGSLGLTLQRTKVGDRYVVEHMRAHGFNVGGEQSGHIVLSDFATTGDGLVAALQVLACIKRSNRPASEVCRKFEPVPQVLKNVRFTGGRPLESEPVRAMIEDARQRLGTAGRLVIRPSGTEPLIRVMAEGDDPSLVETVVDDIVGAIGSIRTAA, encoded by the coding sequence ATGTCGAAGCAATATTTCGGGACGGACGGAATCCGGGGACGGGCCAATTCCTTTCCCATGACCGCGGAAGTCGCGATGAAGGTCGGCATGGCCGCCGGCCTCTCCTTTCAGCGCGGCAGTCATCGCCACAGGGTGGTCATCGGCAAGGACACGCGCCTGTCCGGCTACATGATCGAGAACGCCATGGTCGCGGGCTTCTGCGCCGCCGGCATGGACGTGTTCCTGCTCGGCCCGATCCCGACGCCTGCCGTCGCCATGCTGTCGCGCTCGCTGCGCGCCGATATCGGCGTCATGATCTCGGCCTCGCACAACCCCTATTTCGACAACGGCATCAAGCTGTTCGGGCCGGACGGCTACAAGCTTTCCGACGAGATCGAGGCGCGCATCGAAGGCATGCTCGACAAGGACCTGTCGCGGCAGCTCGCCAGTTCCGAAGGGCTCGGCCGCGCCAAGCGCATCGACGGCGTGCACGACCGCTACATCGAGTTCGCCAAGCGCACCCTGCCGCGCTCGATGTCGCTCGCCGGTCTGCGCGTCGTCATCGACTGCGCCAACGGTGCCGCCTACAAGGTGGCGCCGGCGGCGCTGTGGGAACTCGGGGCGGAGGTCTTCGCCATCCACGACGAGCCCAACGGCTTCAACATCAACGACAATTGCGGCTCCACCGCGCCGCAGAGCCTCTGCGACAAGGTCCGCGAGGTCCGCGCCGACATCGGCATCGCGCTCGACGGCGACGCCGACCGGATGATCATCGTCGACCAGAACGGCGAGATCGTCGACGGCGATCAGGTCATGGCGGTCATCGCCGAATCCTGGCACCAGGCGGGGCGCCTCGCCGGCGGCGGCGTGGTCGCCACCGTCATGTCCAATCTCGGCCTCGAGCGCCAGCTCGGCTCGCTCGGCCTCACCCTGCAGCGCACCAAGGTGGGCGACCGCTACGTGGTCGAGCACATGCGCGCGCACGGCTTCAACGTCGGCGGCGAGCAGTCGGGCCACATCGTGCTGTCGGATTTCGCCACCACCGGCGACGGCCTCGTGGCGGCGCTGCAGGTGCTCGCCTGCATCAAGCGTTCCAACAGGCCGGCCAGCGAGGTCTGCCGCAAGTTCGAGCCGGTGCCGCAGGTGCTGAAGAACGTTCGCTTCACCGGCGGCCGGCCGCTGGAGAGCGAACCCGTGCGGGCCATGATCGAAGATGCCCGCCAGCGCCTCGGCACGGCCGGCCGCCTCGTCATCCGGCCCTCCGGCACCGAGCCGCTGATCCGCGTCATGGCCGAGGGCGACGATCCCTCGCTGGTCGAGACGGTCGTCGACGACATCGTCGGCGCCATCGGCAGCATCCGGACCGCCGCCTGA